In Armatimonadota bacterium, a single genomic region encodes these proteins:
- the tatC gene encoding twin-arginine translocase subunit TatC, whose amino-acid sequence MLKRPNWNSSDHDPEEFRLSLVGHLEELRKRIIRSLGYCLAGFAIGWFQFPIVFNLLTDRAATAVNKQLIPRGKKYEEIILHMPDAFFLVFKVSAYVGLIIALPFIVVELWGFIAPGLKPAEQKPFKRLAPVSGFLFVLGAFFCWMILPEAFKWFASYIDYFPGVDIKQEAGSMAMLSLKSLLAFGIGFQLPLVVYVLGALNLLSAQTLIKYWRHAAVAIFFLAGAITPSNDPISMLAIAIPMTGLFAISVYAVKFTQKGRPPEAFLWSEPEELPAGNDSV is encoded by the coding sequence ATGCTCAAGCGTCCAAACTGGAACTCCTCGGATCACGATCCTGAGGAGTTTCGGCTTTCCCTGGTTGGTCATCTTGAAGAACTGCGTAAGCGGATCATCCGCTCGTTAGGCTACTGCCTCGCAGGATTCGCGATTGGTTGGTTCCAGTTCCCTATCGTTTTTAATTTGCTCACAGACCGAGCAGCAACCGCTGTCAACAAGCAGCTGATTCCAAGAGGCAAGAAGTACGAAGAAATCATCCTGCACATGCCGGATGCATTCTTCTTGGTCTTCAAGGTGTCGGCATACGTCGGACTGATCATCGCGCTTCCGTTCATTGTTGTGGAACTATGGGGCTTCATTGCGCCCGGATTAAAACCTGCCGAACAAAAGCCGTTCAAAAGACTCGCTCCAGTCTCAGGATTCCTGTTTGTTCTCGGCGCGTTCTTCTGTTGGATGATTCTTCCAGAGGCGTTCAAGTGGTTTGCTTCCTACATCGACTACTTCCCCGGTGTGGATATCAAACAGGAAGCAGGTTCAATGGCGATGCTTTCGCTCAAGTCCTTGCTTGCCTTCGGTATCGGCTTCCAGCTCCCTCTGGTCGTCTATGTCCTTGGTGCCCTTAACTTGCTTTCCGCTCAGACTCTGATTAAGTACTGGCGACATGCCGCAGTTGCAATCTTTTTCCTAGCGGGTGCGATCACGCCGTCCAACGATCCTATTTCGATGCTCGCGATTGCGATCCCAATGACAGGGCTGTTTGCAATCAGCGTTTACGCAGTGAAGTTCACTCAGAAGGGCCGTCCACCAGAGGCGTTCCTTTGGTCCGAACCCGAGGAGCTTCCGGCGGGCAATGACTCCGTTTGA
- a CDS encoding LuxR C-terminal-related transcriptional regulator: MSDALESLSKRERQIMLLAAKGLTDAGIAQKLEISAATVGTYWGRIRTKLGHHSRTELVANYMREKASATLDEMRKQNEALQAELELKSKTADQARGKAELLRRVLSAAPDAILLVNEGGQIEYANEEAERLFGYGPHELANQAVACLIPKRFHGLHSQHRSHYLADPSKRRMGDHYGTPALRKDGSEFLTATTLSAMKTPQGQVVTVFVRAIDEAKIMDAPEPVGS, from the coding sequence ATGAGCGATGCTTTAGAAAGTCTGAGCAAACGTGAGAGGCAGATCATGCTACTTGCCGCAAAAGGACTTACCGATGCTGGCATTGCTCAGAAACTAGAGATTAGCGCGGCAACGGTCGGAACATATTGGGGCCGCATCCGCACAAAGCTCGGTCATCACTCTCGAACGGAGCTCGTTGCGAACTACATGCGAGAGAAGGCGTCTGCGACGCTCGACGAGATGCGAAAGCAGAACGAGGCCCTCCAAGCCGAACTTGAATTGAAATCAAAGACTGCCGATCAGGCTCGTGGGAAGGCAGAGTTGCTGCGGCGAGTATTAAGCGCGGCGCCGGATGCGATCCTGTTGGTCAACGAAGGCGGTCAGATCGAATATGCCAACGAAGAGGCTGAAAGGCTGTTTGGTTATGGCCCGCATGAACTGGCTAATCAGGCCGTCGCTTGTCTGATTCCAAAGCGTTTTCACGGTTTACACTCTCAACACCGAAGCCACTATCTTGCTGATCCTAGCAAGCGGCGGATGGGGGATCACTATGGGACGCCTGCCCTGCGAAAGGACGGTTCCGAGTTCCTGACGGCGACGACATTGAGCGCGATGAAGACCCCGCAGGGGCAGGTTGTCACCGTTTTTGTTCGAGCCATTGACGAAGCTAAGATCATGGATGCGCCTGAGCCAGTGGGTTCTTAG
- a CDS encoding DEAD/DEAH box helicase: MTPFEHEVLSDQIVFTHEVPARTAVFGEWSRLDPRLLATLPNRPFSHQAEAVSAARKGRDVLVVTGTNSGKSLCFQVPALAACMEEPLARALFIYPTKALAQDQAARLTKMSLDLGIRVSTYDGDTPKSHRSSIRNLSHIVLTNPDMLHTGILPTHAHWTKFLKALRVIAIDELHAYRGVFGSHVALILRRLLRLCAMHHNRPQIIAGSATIGNPEELFERLCGRSPLVVDQDGSPSGKRSVIFLNPPQLPSGERLSTNITTSEVVSSFVETGVSTLAFNRSRVATELVLRYTRKRLPESLASQVESYRAGYTAKERHQIEQDLLKGRLKGLSATNALELGIDIGSLDAVVLNGYPGSVASFWQQAGRAGRGDRDGLAIYVAGDNPLEQYLLSHPGRILDSRSESVSIQPSNRAVLSAQLLCAAHERPISPSELSEFVEGALDVAEEMDRAGELTFSGGHFYYPAYDPPALKVNIRGAGRDSVTLRVGQEEIGSMEYERALSQAHTGAIYLHRGEPFEVTELNLATKNAELVRFSGSYYSQARIQSMLVPRSAVQSKAAFHLSGCTVTDLVVAYAKKSFDGDTVLDVVNLDLPEVSFDTVCLRIDLPSLDLDETLNQQIAGLHGAEHAILALAPLFAGCDRGDIGSAWFTHFVDTGNPAIFLFDRTPGGVGIAELLFQRAEELVHAAYEQVKNCPCESGCPSCLLLAGCEVGNEQLDKTEAVSLLRRLSL, encoded by the coding sequence ATGACTCCGTTTGAGCACGAGGTTCTATCCGATCAGATCGTCTTCACGCATGAAGTTCCCGCTCGGACAGCGGTGTTTGGCGAGTGGTCTCGGCTTGATCCCCGGCTTCTAGCCACGTTGCCCAACAGACCGTTCTCGCACCAAGCCGAGGCGGTATCGGCGGCTCGCAAAGGTCGCGATGTACTGGTCGTGACCGGCACGAACTCAGGGAAGTCACTCTGCTTTCAAGTGCCTGCGCTTGCAGCTTGTATGGAGGAGCCTCTTGCCCGGGCACTGTTTATCTACCCAACGAAAGCTCTCGCTCAAGACCAGGCAGCGCGGCTGACCAAGATGAGCCTCGATCTCGGGATTCGAGTTTCGACCTACGATGGCGACACCCCGAAATCTCACCGATCGTCGATCAGAAACCTCTCTCATATTGTTCTGACAAATCCCGATATGCTCCACACGGGGATATTGCCCACTCACGCGCATTGGACTAAGTTCTTAAAGGCGCTGCGCGTTATTGCGATTGATGAGCTTCACGCCTACCGCGGCGTGTTTGGTTCCCACGTCGCCCTGATACTGCGTCGGCTGCTACGGCTATGCGCGATGCACCACAACAGACCCCAGATTATCGCCGGATCGGCGACGATTGGAAATCCGGAAGAGCTCTTTGAGCGGCTCTGCGGTCGTTCACCGCTGGTGGTGGATCAGGACGGATCGCCTTCAGGAAAGAGATCCGTCATCTTTTTGAATCCTCCGCAGCTTCCCTCGGGGGAGCGGCTGAGTACGAACATTACAACTTCGGAGGTGGTATCTTCTTTTGTGGAAACCGGGGTCTCTACCCTGGCATTCAACAGGTCGCGGGTGGCGACAGAACTGGTGCTTCGGTATACGCGGAAGCGGCTGCCTGAGTCGCTTGCTAGCCAAGTAGAAAGCTACCGCGCAGGCTACACAGCCAAGGAGCGGCACCAGATTGAGCAAGATCTTTTGAAGGGTCGCTTGAAAGGGCTTTCAGCGACGAATGCGCTCGAGCTCGGAATCGACATCGGCTCGCTCGACGCCGTGGTTCTGAACGGATACCCCGGCTCTGTGGCCAGCTTTTGGCAACAAGCAGGACGCGCAGGACGCGGAGACCGTGATGGCCTGGCAATCTACGTTGCGGGCGATAACCCGCTAGAGCAGTATCTGCTTTCACATCCCGGGCGAATCTTGGACTCGAGATCAGAGAGTGTTTCGATTCAGCCATCGAATCGAGCTGTTTTATCCGCACAGCTACTCTGCGCAGCGCATGAACGACCGATTTCACCGTCTGAGTTATCGGAGTTTGTTGAAGGTGCTTTGGATGTTGCCGAAGAAATGGATCGAGCTGGCGAGCTGACCTTCTCAGGGGGACACTTCTACTATCCGGCCTACGATCCGCCAGCACTCAAAGTCAACATTCGTGGAGCCGGACGGGATTCCGTTACTCTGCGGGTAGGCCAGGAAGAAATCGGCTCGATGGAATACGAGCGAGCCTTGTCTCAGGCTCATACTGGTGCGATTTACCTCCATCGAGGCGAGCCATTTGAAGTCACCGAGCTCAACCTAGCGACCAAAAATGCAGAACTGGTTCGATTTAGTGGCAGTTACTACTCTCAAGCAAGAATTCAGTCGATGTTAGTTCCAAGATCTGCAGTTCAATCCAAAGCTGCTTTCCATCTGTCTGGATGCACCGTAACAGATTTAGTAGTTGCCTATGCAAAGAAGTCATTTGATGGTGACACTGTCCTAGACGTTGTTAACCTCGATCTACCCGAGGTGTCTTTTGACACCGTTTGTCTGCGTATTGACCTCCCATCGCTCGATCTCGATGAGACCCTGAATCAACAGATTGCCGGACTTCACGGTGCCGAACACGCCATTCTCGCGCTCGCACCGCTCTTCGCCGGATGCGACCGAGGTGATATCGGCTCGGCGTGGTTCACCCACTTCGTCGACACCGGAAATCCCGCCATCTTCCTCTTCGACCGCACTCCAGGAGGCGTAGGAATCGCAGAGCTTCTTTTCCAAAGGGCCGAAGAACTCGTGCACGCGGCGTATGAACAAGTCAAGAATTGCCCGTGCGAGTCGGGCTGCCCAAGCTGCTTGCTCCTGGCAGGATGCGAGGTAGGAAACGAGCAGTTGGACAAGACCGAGGCAGTGTCGCTCTTGCGGAGGCTGAGCTTGTGA
- a CDS encoding sugar ABC transporter permease, which produces MLKRRLFVLAYLSPAVLLYALFVGVPLVQTFYYSMFRWKGLSKKMTFVGSKNLLTVAQDDVMHKAAVNQFLLLVCGGILLIGVSVAIAHALAQPTRLARTVQTVMLFPQVVSIVVVGIMWSFLFNPRFGITQALGWPKLENGVLGTEGWANAAVLLVFCWHAVGFYVMLFGAGIKNIDGEVLEAAQLDGSGGWHRFKNVTWPLLWSVKKVAVVYVVANVMGMFAIVKLLTKMGPDNSTQSILTLVYQRGWDESQMGQAATLAVYGFIVAMLLGGLASLAIGRNPERSR; this is translated from the coding sequence ATGCTCAAACGTCGCCTGTTTGTCCTGGCGTATCTGTCGCCTGCCGTGCTTCTGTACGCGCTGTTTGTCGGTGTTCCGTTGGTCCAGACGTTCTATTACTCAATGTTCCGGTGGAAGGGACTGTCTAAGAAGATGACCTTTGTGGGTTCGAAGAACCTGTTGACGGTGGCACAGGACGACGTCATGCACAAGGCGGCGGTGAACCAGTTTCTGCTGCTCGTTTGCGGGGGAATCTTGCTGATCGGAGTGAGCGTAGCGATTGCCCATGCACTCGCTCAGCCGACTCGACTCGCGCGGACAGTGCAAACAGTGATGCTGTTTCCACAGGTGGTCTCCATAGTGGTGGTGGGCATCATGTGGTCGTTCCTGTTCAATCCAAGATTTGGCATTACCCAGGCGCTCGGTTGGCCGAAGCTCGAGAACGGGGTTCTGGGTACCGAGGGGTGGGCGAATGCGGCGGTACTACTCGTGTTCTGCTGGCACGCGGTCGGATTCTATGTGATGCTTTTCGGGGCGGGAATTAAGAATATCGATGGGGAAGTTTTGGAGGCCGCGCAGCTGGACGGTTCGGGCGGCTGGCACCGTTTTAAGAACGTGACTTGGCCACTTCTTTGGTCAGTGAAGAAGGTCGCAGTTGTGTACGTCGTGGCGAACGTTATGGGCATGTTTGCTATCGTAAAGTTGCTCACAAAGATGGGTCCAGACAATTCGACTCAGTCCATTCTGACCCTCGTTTATCAGAGGGGCTGGGATGAATCTCAGATGGGCCAAGCGGCGACACTGGCGGTGTATGGCTTCATTGTCGCGATGTTGCTGGGCGGGTTAGCTTCTTTGGCAATTGGTCGAAATCCGGAGAGATCGCGATGA
- a CDS encoding PEP-CTERM sorting domain-containing protein, which produces MRIFTLLAGVFVLGSVAMAQLVETENNGTKATANSGSIIPGGTITGTATGTDLDYFNVGLGSSAPAIYLNTFSLASTTTGHTVSLRGLFTDNGGLPIAGGDVSLQVGAVAESGTARINRFYTFGAATNISYRVSGTSATTAAYTTTWTQTAVTPTVISGTFNPGAYTFKDTGTAFAELWLYDANFNPVKGNLSDSTFSNAAQLNVNLGAGTYYLFSGFDRVANNQAIAADDFRAANDVYTSVTDSAGVLAQATGTQNANLNFSMASPGNSLLNLTRTNGSLKYTGSWSSFTVVPEPASMAVLGLGILGLARRRRSSK; this is translated from the coding sequence ATGAGAATTTTCACTCTATTGGCAGGCGTTTTCGTCTTGGGCTCAGTTGCGATGGCACAGCTGGTCGAGACAGAGAATAATGGGACAAAGGCGACAGCTAACTCCGGGAGCATCATTCCTGGAGGGACGATTACCGGAACCGCGACCGGTACGGACCTTGACTATTTCAATGTCGGATTAGGCAGTTCAGCACCCGCGATTTACCTGAATACATTCAGCCTCGCGTCCACTACGACGGGCCACACCGTTTCGCTCCGAGGCCTGTTTACCGATAACGGTGGACTCCCGATCGCTGGCGGCGATGTAAGCTTGCAAGTGGGTGCGGTCGCAGAATCGGGCACGGCTCGGATCAACCGGTTCTACACCTTCGGTGCGGCGACAAACATTTCCTACCGAGTATCTGGAACCAGCGCGACAACGGCGGCCTACACAACGACCTGGACCCAGACTGCGGTAACTCCTACTGTCATCTCCGGAACGTTCAACCCAGGTGCTTACACATTTAAGGACACGGGGACAGCTTTCGCCGAACTCTGGCTTTACGATGCCAACTTCAACCCTGTCAAAGGAAATCTCAGCGACTCCACCTTCTCTAACGCAGCCCAACTGAACGTAAATCTTGGAGCAGGAACCTATTACCTGTTCAGCGGATTCGATCGAGTCGCTAACAACCAGGCTATCGCGGCAGATGATTTCCGAGCGGCCAACGATGTCTACACCTCGGTGACCGATTCGGCTGGCGTCCTCGCTCAGGCGACCGGAACCCAGAATGCCAACCTGAACTTCAGTATGGCGTCACCAGGAAATTCTCTACTTAACCTCACGCGAACTAATGGATCGCTGAAATACACCGGCTCATGGTCCAGCTTCACCGTCGTTCCAGAGCCAGCATCCATGGCTGTTCTCGGACTCGGAATCCTTGGCCTCGCTCGACGTCGACGCTCGTCGAAGTAG
- a CDS encoding HD domain-containing protein, whose translation MENISILSPKPVTLKEVKANPKVKKLIDGANEVMRAMGYTEHGHRHVGVVSSITRYILDNLKVGERDIELGQIAAYLHDIGNVIHRVNHPMHGASIAFVILNEMGMDAAEIAPVLSAIGNHEESSGLPISTMSAALIIADKSDVHFSRVQNPIIETYDIHDRVNAAVQKSRVEMDNEARTIQLVLEIDTSMASVMEYFEIFLSRMVMCRHSAELFGYDFKLGVNGTLLE comes from the coding sequence ATGGAAAACATCTCAATCCTTAGCCCAAAACCCGTCACTCTCAAAGAAGTGAAGGCCAACCCGAAGGTCAAGAAGCTGATCGACGGGGCGAATGAAGTGATGAGAGCGATGGGTTATACCGAGCATGGGCACCGCCATGTTGGAGTCGTTTCCTCAATCACCCGTTACATCCTCGATAATCTCAAGGTAGGCGAAAGAGATATCGAACTTGGCCAGATTGCCGCTTACCTGCATGACATCGGAAACGTCATCCACCGCGTCAACCACCCGATGCATGGCGCAAGCATAGCGTTCGTGATCCTCAACGAAATGGGAATGGACGCCGCCGAAATTGCCCCGGTGCTCAGCGCGATTGGGAATCATGAAGAGTCAAGCGGCTTACCGATTTCCACTATGTCTGCTGCGCTGATCATCGCCGACAAAAGCGACGTTCACTTTAGCCGTGTGCAAAACCCGATCATCGAAACGTATGACATCCATGACCGCGTCAACGCTGCTGTGCAGAAGAGTCGGGTCGAGATGGACAACGAAGCTCGTACGATCCAACTTGTGCTCGAGATTGACACCAGCATGGCGAGCGTGATGGAGTACTTCGAAATCTTCCTCAGTCGAATGGTGATGTGCCGACACTCGGCAGAACTGTTCGGCTACGACTTCAAGCTAGGTGTCAACGGGACGTTGCTCGAATAG
- a CDS encoding carbohydrate ABC transporter permease, which yields MSRFLGWLLLWVFLISIVGPFAWVLLTSFKSGANILASPWSLPTDPSQGAKNFSVAWGEGGFAKNFVNSLIITIGTLVILIPVGSMAAYVLAKYPFRGSKFILGGFMGGLMFPNFLVIVPLFLLVDKLGLLNTKIGLILVYVAYSLAFTVFVLHGFFQALPGELMEAARLDGCSDNATFWKVMLPLAKPGVLVVAIFNLIGLWNEYPLALVLANTPDFTTLPVGVANLTENQQYAGDWGALFAGIVIVMIPVMVVYLIFREQIQKTMLAGALKG from the coding sequence ATGAGCAGATTCCTAGGCTGGCTACTTCTCTGGGTGTTTCTGATCTCAATCGTCGGGCCTTTCGCTTGGGTGCTTTTGACTTCTTTCAAAAGTGGTGCAAATATCCTCGCTTCGCCATGGTCACTGCCGACAGACCCTTCGCAAGGCGCAAAGAATTTCTCAGTCGCTTGGGGTGAAGGCGGATTTGCAAAGAACTTTGTCAACTCTTTGATCATCACGATCGGCACTTTGGTGATCCTCATTCCGGTTGGCTCGATGGCGGCTTACGTGCTAGCCAAGTATCCATTCCGGGGCTCAAAATTCATCCTGGGAGGATTCATGGGCGGCTTGATGTTCCCTAACTTTTTGGTCATCGTTCCGCTCTTCCTGTTGGTCGACAAGCTCGGCTTGCTCAACACGAAGATTGGTCTGATCCTGGTTTACGTTGCTTATTCGCTTGCCTTTACGGTGTTTGTGCTCCACGGATTCTTCCAAGCGCTTCCGGGAGAACTGATGGAAGCCGCGCGGCTGGACGGATGTTCGGATAACGCTACATTCTGGAAAGTCATGTTGCCTTTGGCTAAGCCCGGGGTCTTGGTCGTCGCCATCTTCAACTTGATTGGACTCTGGAATGAATACCCATTAGCCTTGGTACTGGCGAACACTCCGGACTTCACGACGCTCCCGGTCGGAGTCGCAAACCTGACTGAGAATCAGCAGTACGCTGGGGACTGGGGAGCGTTGTTTGCGGGAATTGTGATCGTCATGATTCCGGTGATGGTGGTGTACTTGATCTTCCGCGAACAGATTCAGAAGACGATGCTCGCCGGGGCACTTAAAGGTTAG
- a CDS encoding UvrD-helicase domain-containing protein, giving the protein MTTAFDLASLNPEQYEAVVHPGGPLLIFAGAGSGKTRVITYRIARLIEEGVPAQCILAVTFTNKAAKEMVERITPLVGERSKGLWIGTFHSLCARILRIDGSAIGIDRNFVIYDDGDQLSIIKDIFKKKNIDDKSIQPRAVLNEISRAKEKLLSPEQYKERAAGFFEQIVCDIYKSYNEALQRANALDFDDILYYVNRLLEQRAEVREKYQRRFQHVMVDEYQDVNLAQYNIVHIMAGHHRNVVVVGDDDQSIYGWRGADVSLILKFGSDYPDAKIVKLERNYRSTQNILTGANEVIKKNKSRASKELWTENGTGAPITLTMSGTEQDEAMNIASDVLRDVRLGRREFRDFAILYRTNAQSRVVEEAFLTNRIPHMLIGGQRFYERKEIKDMISYLRLVYNTRDDVSFRRVINTPTRGIGNSAIQAMEQYAAVNQCSLFMASQDQGVQSMLQKKAASSVRVFSDAIEEAVQMMEQGPVTPVLRLLMSRSGYLDALKAEHSEEAIGRLENLQELLNVTSQFDETAEEVNLGMFLESVSLVADIDNLVDSSNAVTLMTLHSAKGLEFPVVFLAGLEEGVFPHSRSLYSDSELEEERRLCYVGMTRAREELHLSHAHRRSLYGMPNFNARSRFIDDIPADILDLRGDAAPGGYGGNFERPSRTVTPTRSGGYIVNDPPKPAPNFAAKAPFQVGDRVRHAKFGVGVTIACNPIKDDFEVTVAFPGVTGIKKLVQKLAKLEKVEA; this is encoded by the coding sequence ATGACCACCGCGTTCGACCTGGCATCCCTTAATCCCGAGCAGTACGAGGCGGTTGTCCATCCCGGCGGGCCATTGCTTATCTTCGCTGGGGCAGGTTCCGGTAAGACACGAGTTATCACGTATCGGATTGCGCGGCTGATCGAGGAGGGCGTCCCTGCGCAGTGCATCCTGGCGGTCACCTTTACTAATAAGGCCGCCAAAGAGATGGTAGAGCGCATTACTCCTTTGGTAGGGGAGCGCTCCAAGGGGCTGTGGATCGGGACCTTCCACTCGCTCTGCGCCCGAATCCTACGAATCGACGGATCCGCGATCGGAATCGATCGAAACTTCGTCATCTACGACGACGGCGACCAACTCTCGATCATCAAAGATATCTTTAAGAAGAAGAACATCGACGACAAGTCGATCCAGCCGAGGGCGGTGCTCAACGAGATTTCAAGAGCCAAAGAAAAGTTGCTCAGCCCCGAACAGTACAAAGAACGTGCCGCAGGCTTCTTCGAGCAAATTGTCTGCGATATCTACAAGTCTTACAACGAAGCCTTGCAAAGAGCAAACGCTCTCGACTTCGACGATATCCTTTATTATGTCAATCGCCTTCTGGAACAACGTGCAGAAGTTCGCGAGAAGTATCAACGGCGATTCCAGCATGTGATGGTGGATGAGTACCAAGACGTCAACCTTGCCCAATACAACATCGTCCACATTATGGCGGGGCACCACCGAAACGTCGTCGTCGTTGGTGACGACGACCAGTCAATCTATGGTTGGCGCGGAGCCGACGTCAGCCTCATTCTCAAGTTCGGCAGCGACTATCCTGACGCCAAAATCGTCAAGCTTGAACGCAACTACCGTTCGACCCAAAACATCCTAACCGGCGCCAACGAGGTCATCAAGAAGAACAAATCCCGGGCTAGCAAGGAGCTGTGGACCGAAAACGGCACCGGAGCACCGATCACCCTCACCATGTCCGGCACCGAGCAAGACGAGGCGATGAATATCGCCTCCGACGTCCTCCGAGACGTGCGTCTCGGCCGCCGCGAGTTCCGAGACTTCGCCATCCTCTACCGAACGAACGCCCAAAGCCGCGTGGTTGAAGAAGCTTTTCTCACCAATCGTATCCCCCACATGCTGATCGGTGGACAGCGGTTCTACGAACGAAAAGAGATCAAGGATATGATCTCCTACCTAAGACTTGTCTATAACACCCGCGACGACGTCAGCTTCCGGCGGGTCATCAACACGCCGACAAGAGGCATCGGAAACTCGGCCATCCAAGCGATGGAGCAGTATGCCGCAGTCAATCAGTGCTCGCTGTTCATGGCTTCGCAAGATCAAGGCGTACAGTCGATGCTCCAGAAGAAGGCTGCGTCCTCGGTTCGAGTCTTTTCTGATGCCATCGAGGAAGCTGTGCAGATGATGGAGCAAGGGCCGGTAACACCGGTTCTCCGGCTCCTGATGAGCCGATCTGGCTATCTTGACGCGCTCAAAGCTGAACATTCCGAAGAAGCTATTGGGCGCCTGGAAAACCTCCAAGAACTGCTCAATGTCACTTCGCAGTTCGACGAGACTGCTGAGGAGGTTAACCTAGGCATGTTCCTCGAAAGCGTCTCACTGGTCGCAGATATCGATAACTTGGTTGATAGCTCGAACGCAGTCACTCTGATGACCCTTCACAGTGCCAAGGGCCTCGAATTTCCCGTGGTCTTCCTCGCCGGACTAGAGGAAGGCGTGTTCCCCCACTCCCGTTCGCTCTACTCGGATTCTGAACTGGAAGAGGAACGTCGCTTATGCTACGTCGGCATGACCCGAGCCCGCGAAGAATTACACCTGTCGCACGCCCACAGAAGGTCACTCTACGGAATGCCCAATTTCAATGCGCGTTCGCGCTTCATCGACGACATCCCCGCCGACATCCTCGACCTTCGCGGCGACGCCGCACCTGGTGGCTACGGCGGAAACTTCGAGCGTCCCTCCCGAACCGTTACCCCGACCCGCTCTGGTGGCTACATCGTCAACGATCCTCCCAAGCCCGCTCCGAACTTCGCGGCCAAAGCCCCGTTCCAAGTCGGCGACCGCGTGCGTCATGCTAAGTTCGGCGTCGGAGTCACCATAGCCTGCAACCCAATCAAAGACGACTTTGAGGTCACGGTTGCCTTTCCGGGCGTCACGGGAATCAAAAAGCTCGTTCAGAAGCTGGCAAAATTGGAGAAGGTCGAAGCATGA
- a CDS encoding saccharopine dehydrogenase C-terminal domain-containing protein: MKAKYVILGAGMQGTAAAYDLAKFADAESITLADMSLEQAQKAADRVNKLVGSTACVAAQANAKDEASLSALLADADVLLSCVPYYMHPSIARVAIATGTSMCDLGGNTDVTMETLAMNDAAKAAGVSLVPDCGLAPGLVNSLGCWLIENLDTTDSVKLYCGVLPQNPVPPLNYKVTFNVEGLVTEYDYQAVVLRNNEIQMVDTLTELETLHVDELGEMEAFVTSGGTSMAPYSFQGKVTNYEYKTFRFPGHCYAMRLYKDFGFWREDEVEVKGVKVRPKDVWCRVFGEELMKIKDLDQCIIRAVGVGTKGGSKKKLQIDIHDRQCETTGFTSMERLTGFSLAIYAIDAANGKLEKGALRYELALSGTRFVEEIQKRGIHLKFSEETA, from the coding sequence ATGAAAGCTAAATACGTCATCCTCGGAGCAGGTATGCAAGGCACCGCCGCCGCATACGATCTCGCAAAATTCGCTGACGCCGAATCCATCACCCTCGCGGACATGAGCCTCGAACAGGCGCAAAAGGCTGCTGACCGGGTGAACAAGCTCGTCGGATCAACCGCCTGCGTCGCGGCTCAAGCGAACGCCAAGGATGAAGCTTCCTTGTCAGCTCTCCTGGCTGATGCCGACGTCTTGCTCTCGTGCGTTCCGTACTACATGCACCCCTCCATCGCCCGAGTCGCGATTGCAACCGGAACCTCGATGTGCGACCTTGGCGGAAACACCGACGTGACGATGGAGACGCTGGCCATGAACGATGCTGCGAAAGCCGCCGGTGTCAGCCTAGTCCCTGATTGCGGCCTAGCTCCGGGTTTGGTCAACTCTCTCGGTTGCTGGCTCATCGAGAATCTCGATACCACCGACTCCGTTAAGCTTTACTGCGGAGTGCTCCCCCAGAACCCCGTTCCGCCTCTCAACTACAAGGTCACTTTCAACGTCGAAGGTCTCGTAACCGAGTACGACTATCAAGCGGTTGTTCTCAGGAACAACGAAATCCAAATGGTTGATACGCTTACCGAGTTGGAGACACTTCATGTCGACGAGCTGGGCGAAATGGAAGCCTTTGTGACCTCCGGCGGGACGAGCATGGCACCGTACTCCTTCCAAGGCAAAGTGACCAACTACGAGTACAAAACCTTCCGCTTCCCTGGTCACTGCTACGCGATGCGCCTCTACAAGGATTTCGGATTCTGGCGCGAGGACGAGGTGGAAGTCAAAGGTGTTAAGGTACGCCCGAAAGACGTCTGGTGCCGAGTCTTTGGCGAAGAACTGATGAAGATCAAGGATCTCGATCAGTGCATCATTCGCGCGGTTGGCGTCGGAACCAAGGGTGGGAGTAAGAAGAAACTCCAGATCGATATTCACGACCGGCAATGCGAGACGACCGGCTTTACCAGCATGGAGCGCCTAACCGGCTTTTCGCTGGCGATCTACGCGATTGATGCCGCCAACGGCAAACTAGAAAAGGGCGCACTCCGATATGAGCTCGCCCTTTCTGGAACTCGCTTCGTGGAAGAGATCCAGAAGCGAGGAATTCATCTCAAGTTCAGCGAAGAAACGGCGTAA